In a single window of the Micromonospora inositola genome:
- a CDS encoding NaeI family type II restriction endonuclease, producing the protein MSSVQGELFEDDAVWAALPRTLRVHRSRVLPVRPSTVGRPRMLTGPSAFRTDARPPSPAEDPEIQAVHAAIRSADPDGVRTGYAIREALDQIYDGQRTGRWDYTQLLKTEKTHVGTLVEIWLQREFGFDDGQDLDYRIAGVDVDCKWSLNLYDWEIPQEMYSRGDKIALLVWANEYTARWASGLVRISEDVLRPLGRQRDGKRRLNDRGRDRILWIHPGADLVKNTLLHISDPRKLELIAYATHGQTAVTNLFQELTGELINRATVLTAAQQVDSAKRVRDARRKLQPEGIVIFGHYQPHPRMAAELHLPAPTLGRFVSIRLHPWKPGDEEPHTEIEGSLWRRARQRDPVVPAPTLPSQGSDG; encoded by the coding sequence GTGTCGAGCGTCCAGGGTGAGCTGTTCGAAGACGATGCGGTCTGGGCCGCACTTCCGCGCACGCTGCGCGTCCACCGCAGCAGGGTCCTGCCGGTCCGCCCGTCGACCGTCGGCAGGCCGCGGATGCTGACCGGGCCGTCGGCGTTCCGCACCGACGCCCGACCGCCGTCGCCAGCCGAGGATCCCGAGATCCAGGCGGTCCACGCGGCGATTCGCTCGGCCGATCCCGACGGCGTTCGGACGGGATACGCCATCCGGGAAGCGCTCGACCAGATCTACGACGGCCAGCGCACCGGGCGGTGGGACTACACCCAGCTGCTGAAGACGGAGAAGACGCACGTCGGCACTCTCGTCGAGATCTGGCTGCAGCGAGAGTTCGGGTTCGACGACGGCCAGGACCTCGACTACCGGATCGCCGGCGTCGACGTGGACTGCAAGTGGTCACTGAATCTGTACGACTGGGAGATCCCTCAGGAGATGTACAGCCGGGGCGACAAGATCGCCCTCCTGGTCTGGGCGAACGAGTACACCGCCCGCTGGGCGTCGGGCCTCGTCCGCATCAGCGAGGACGTGCTCCGACCGCTCGGCAGACAACGCGACGGCAAGCGCCGGCTGAACGATCGAGGCCGAGACCGCATCCTCTGGATCCATCCAGGCGCGGACCTGGTCAAGAACACCCTTCTACACATCAGCGACCCGAGAAAACTCGAGCTCATCGCCTACGCCACACACGGGCAGACGGCGGTCACGAACCTATTCCAGGAGCTGACCGGCGAGCTGATCAACCGAGCGACCGTACTCACCGCCGCTCAGCAGGTCGACAGCGCCAAGCGAGTACGGGACGCCCGCCGCAAACTCCAACCCGAAGGCATCGTGATCTTCGGCCACTACCAGCCGCATCCGCGGATGGCCGCGGAACTCCACCTCCCGGCGCCCACGTTGGGCAGGTTCGTCAGCATCCGACTGCACCCGTGGAAGCCCGGCGACGAGGAGCCGCACACCGAGATCGAGGGATCGCTGTGGCGGCGCGCGCGGCAGCGGGACCCGGTGGTGCCGGCTCCGACGCTGCCCAGCCAGGGCAGTGACGGATGA
- a CDS encoding DNA cytosine methyltransferase encodes MIDLFAGCGGMTVGFHNEGFRPILSVEWDRAAASTYAANFGEEHTRWEDIEKIKDDDIPDADVIIGGPPCQGFSNLGTKSVEDPRNKLWKQYLRFVVKANPQVFVIENVERFSRTNEFELLMEEADHGILKGYKLTPGVLLAADYGVSQRRPRTIVIGSRIGRIPLPDPTHAKVPSGDLKPWRTVRDAIGWVDEHPTTTELPQKDSLFFGHSIRGDFSGYDIHFGRQPTPMSLARYDHIPPGGGRFNLPDHLLSRCWREKKTGTTDVMGRMRWDAPSLTIRTEFFKPEKGQYLHPQWEPDRPERRVNRVITHYEASLLQDFPKDYKWCGSKTEIAKQIGNAVPSGLAAAIAKHLKKYLN; translated from the coding sequence ATGATCGACCTCTTCGCCGGATGCGGCGGCATGACCGTCGGCTTCCATAATGAGGGCTTCCGTCCGATTCTCTCGGTCGAGTGGGATCGTGCCGCGGCCTCCACCTACGCCGCGAACTTCGGCGAGGAGCACACCCGGTGGGAGGACATCGAGAAGATCAAGGATGACGATATCCCCGACGCGGACGTCATCATCGGTGGGCCGCCATGTCAGGGCTTCTCCAACCTCGGCACCAAGTCGGTCGAGGACCCACGCAACAAACTGTGGAAGCAGTACCTACGCTTCGTCGTCAAGGCGAACCCGCAGGTCTTCGTGATCGAGAACGTCGAACGGTTCTCGCGCACCAACGAGTTCGAGTTGTTGATGGAGGAGGCCGACCACGGCATCCTCAAAGGCTACAAACTCACCCCCGGCGTCCTGCTGGCGGCCGACTACGGCGTCTCGCAACGCCGACCGCGCACCATCGTCATCGGGTCCCGGATCGGCAGGATCCCGCTCCCCGACCCGACGCACGCGAAGGTTCCCTCCGGGGACCTGAAGCCGTGGAGGACGGTACGCGACGCGATCGGATGGGTCGACGAACACCCGACGACCACCGAACTTCCGCAGAAGGACAGCTTGTTCTTCGGACACAGCATTCGCGGCGACTTCTCGGGATACGACATCCACTTCGGGCGACAGCCGACCCCGATGTCGCTCGCGCGCTACGACCACATCCCTCCCGGTGGCGGCCGGTTCAACCTGCCGGATCACCTGCTGTCGCGATGCTGGCGGGAGAAGAAGACCGGCACGACCGACGTCATGGGCCGTATGCGCTGGGACGCGCCGTCGTTGACGATCCGCACCGAGTTCTTCAAGCCGGAGAAGGGCCAGTACCTGCACCCGCAATGGGAACCGGACCGCCCGGAGCGGCGCGTGAACCGGGTCATCACTCACTACGAGGCGTCGCTGCTGCAGGACTTCCCGAAGGACTACAAGTGGTGCGGATCCAAGACGGAGATCGCCAAGCAGATCGGCAACGCCGTTCCCTCCGGTCTGGCCGCGGCCATCGCGAAACACCTCAAGAAGTATCTGAACTGA
- a CDS encoding very short patch repair endonuclease — protein sequence MSESSWASSIGVRKSMQANTGRDTKPELALRRAVHALGLRYYVNRRPIKAVRRTADLLFPKLKLAVFLDGCFWHGCPEHHTVAKTNAPFWAEKVATNRRRDADTNERLAAQGWTVIRIWEHEPVAEAAARIAETITAMRGTSSHR from the coding sequence ATGTCCGAAAGTTCCTGGGCGTCCTCGATCGGCGTCCGCAAGTCGATGCAGGCCAATACCGGTCGCGACACCAAGCCTGAGCTGGCGTTGCGGCGTGCCGTCCACGCACTGGGTCTGCGCTACTACGTCAACCGCCGGCCGATCAAGGCGGTGCGACGCACCGCTGACCTGCTGTTCCCGAAGCTCAAGCTGGCGGTGTTCCTCGACGGCTGCTTCTGGCATGGATGCCCCGAACATCACACGGTCGCCAAGACCAACGCGCCGTTCTGGGCGGAGAAGGTCGCCACGAATCGCCGCCGCGACGCCGACACGAACGAGCGGCTGGCCGCCCAGGGCTGGACCGTCATCCGGATCTGGGAGCACGAACCGGTCGCCGAGGCCGCGGCCCGGATCGCCGAGACGATCACCGCGATGCGCGGCACCTCTTCGCACCGTTGA
- a CDS encoding HsdM family class I SAM-dependent methyltransferase has product MGRAAVSNWRKRYDDFPVPVGGTAASPQFDLEEVEQWLAGQGKAPAVADEDRLWRNLLAAAGDPAEALAAAGEHLLGRRALPRGFPRPGLDDLAKVHGPVATFDELWGRYAALPAQRSVVTPDDLADLMATVAGVAGGAVFDPACGAGGMLRAAARAGAAHLYGQDDEPTLTRLADLWLALNGRTGEICTGDSLRADAFPDLAADAVLSNLPFGQTNWGHEELGNAPWEFGPPPRTEPELAWAQHAIAHLRPGGRAVLLMPPSVATRRAGRRIRANMLRRGALRAVIALPPGAAPPHAVPLHLWILQKANRGAAEVLLLDTTDCDLDAAYRSIADIVTAFLSSEDRSESVEAHTVPVLDLLDEEVDLSPGRRHLDDADLADIGSRLADANRRLTDSAARMPGLLSDLVDGPAEAGVSPFTVGDLLRSRSLQILGPVRGGEGQQAEGLTLTVQDLMVGRPASGTADDRLTPRIALQPGDVVVSVSERRLAARVNTESGPLLGRHLWLLRPDPQALDSWFLAGHLLTTVNQRLAGSLLGTSRFDVRRIQLPRAAIGEQRRQGEVFRRLNELTETIREAAALGADITRLTADGLASGRLQPT; this is encoded by the coding sequence GTGGGGCGGGCGGCGGTCAGCAACTGGCGCAAGCGGTACGACGACTTCCCCGTACCGGTGGGTGGGACTGCTGCGTCCCCTCAGTTCGACCTCGAAGAGGTCGAGCAGTGGCTCGCTGGTCAGGGCAAGGCGCCCGCGGTCGCGGACGAGGACCGGCTCTGGCGCAATCTGCTGGCGGCAGCCGGCGACCCCGCCGAGGCGCTCGCCGCAGCCGGTGAGCACCTACTCGGCCGACGAGCTCTGCCGCGCGGTTTCCCGCGGCCGGGACTCGACGACCTCGCGAAGGTTCATGGGCCGGTGGCGACGTTCGACGAGTTGTGGGGTCGCTACGCCGCCCTACCCGCGCAACGTTCCGTGGTCACCCCCGACGATCTGGCCGACCTGATGGCCACGGTGGCGGGTGTCGCCGGAGGGGCCGTCTTCGATCCGGCCTGTGGTGCCGGTGGCATGCTGCGTGCCGCCGCCCGGGCCGGTGCCGCACACCTGTACGGGCAGGACGACGAACCGACCCTGACCCGCCTCGCCGACCTGTGGCTCGCCCTCAACGGCAGGACCGGCGAGATCTGCACCGGTGACTCCTTACGCGCAGACGCCTTCCCCGACCTCGCCGCGGACGCCGTCCTGTCGAACCTGCCGTTCGGCCAGACCAACTGGGGACACGAGGAGCTGGGCAACGCACCGTGGGAGTTCGGGCCGCCGCCGCGCACCGAACCGGAACTGGCCTGGGCACAGCACGCGATCGCCCACCTGAGACCGGGCGGGCGCGCCGTGCTGCTCATGCCGCCGTCAGTGGCGACGAGACGTGCGGGGCGCCGTATCCGCGCCAACATGTTGCGCCGAGGTGCCCTGCGCGCGGTGATCGCACTGCCGCCCGGCGCCGCACCACCGCACGCGGTGCCCTTGCACCTGTGGATCCTGCAGAAGGCGAACAGGGGGGCAGCGGAGGTGTTGCTGCTGGACACCACCGACTGCGATCTCGACGCGGCCTATCGGAGCATCGCTGACATCGTCACGGCGTTCCTTAGCTCCGAAGACCGTTCGGAATCCGTCGAAGCGCACACGGTCCCCGTGCTCGACCTGCTCGACGAGGAGGTCGACCTGTCACCCGGGCGTCGCCACCTCGACGATGCCGACCTCGCCGACATCGGATCGCGACTGGCCGATGCCAACCGGCGTCTGACGGATTCCGCCGCACGGATGCCCGGCCTGCTGTCCGACCTGGTGGACGGCCCGGCCGAGGCCGGTGTCTCCCCGTTCACCGTCGGCGACCTGCTCCGCAGCAGATCGCTACAGATCCTCGGACCCGTCCGTGGTGGTGAGGGGCAGCAGGCTGAGGGACTGACCCTCACCGTGCAGGACCTGATGGTCGGCCGGCCCGCCTCGGGAACGGCCGACGATCGACTCACCCCGCGGATCGCCCTGCAGCCGGGGGACGTGGTGGTGTCCGTCAGCGAACGACGACTCGCCGCCCGGGTCAACACCGAGTCGGGTCCGCTGCTCGGCAGACACCTCTGGCTGCTACGTCCGGACCCGCAGGCCCTCGACTCCTGGTTCCTCGCCGGCCACCTGCTCACGACGGTTAACCAGAGACTGGCCGGAAGCCTTTTGGGCACGTCGCGTTTCGATGTGCGCCGGATACAGCTGCCGAGGGCGGCGATCGGCGAGCAGCGGCGACAGGGCGAGGTCTTCCGCCGTCTGAACGAGTTGACCGAGACGATCCGTGAGGCCGCGGCGCTGGGCGCCGACATCACGCGGCTCACGGCGGACGGTCTGGCCTCGGGCAGGTTGCAGCCGACCTGA
- a CDS encoding serine/threonine-protein kinase translates to MARHAEPVPDPPSGHRRMSVTTSGAARTTSTSPQTIGQRYELSGPPLRGGMGDLYRAYDLSLDREVAVKLMRADLADDDQRTELVRRFRREARLLARMRHPGTPAVFDTGEDDGRPFLVMEYVEGATLRNLIDEVQPVPRDWTVYVIAQICAVLARAHELSLVHRDLKPDNVLLCADGTVKVVDFGLAIVTDSSSTHLTPPGVVTGDWRYRAPECDLGIASSRTDLYAVGRILEELLEQTPADDDLWELAALLTHNRPQDRPKDATDVLAPLTPLLRRPSPLPGFVTATTPEGYVETTTGLTGGASRRGQTGHPEWTPAALRRIRASAAEHAEQGRPGRAVDLLRTVLDDPHAPEDALMDVRRDLANLLVEAGETGDALRACNDALTVMTRRLPEDHPAVVSLRLTLARLHARAGDVTTAADLYATVAEDLGGQASTRSERATATRELAIMQAGAGDRAGAEAILTGLLADLRDAAHVDDEQVIATVDALMLVRAPVRRYVPPARGARG, encoded by the coding sequence GTGGCACGCCACGCCGAGCCCGTTCCTGACCCACCGTCAGGTCACCGGCGCATGAGCGTCACGACATCCGGTGCAGCGAGGACAACGTCGACGAGCCCGCAGACGATCGGGCAGCGCTACGAGTTGTCGGGCCCCCCTCTGCGGGGCGGCATGGGCGACCTCTACCGGGCCTACGACCTGTCCCTCGACCGCGAGGTCGCGGTCAAACTGATGCGTGCAGACCTGGCCGACGACGACCAGCGCACCGAACTCGTGCGCCGCTTCCGCCGCGAGGCGAGGCTGCTGGCCAGGATGCGGCACCCCGGAACGCCTGCGGTGTTCGACACCGGAGAGGACGACGGCCGACCGTTCCTCGTGATGGAGTACGTGGAGGGTGCGACGCTACGCAATCTGATCGACGAGGTGCAGCCGGTCCCCCGAGACTGGACGGTATACGTCATCGCGCAGATCTGTGCCGTGCTGGCCCGCGCGCACGAGTTGTCGCTCGTACACCGCGACCTGAAGCCGGACAACGTGCTGCTGTGCGCCGACGGCACCGTGAAGGTCGTGGACTTCGGGTTGGCCATCGTCACCGACAGCAGCTCGACCCACCTGACCCCACCCGGAGTGGTGACCGGCGACTGGCGCTATCGGGCACCCGAGTGTGACCTGGGCATCGCGTCGTCCCGCACCGACCTCTACGCCGTCGGACGCATCCTCGAGGAGCTGCTCGAGCAGACACCCGCCGACGACGACCTGTGGGAGCTGGCCGCCTTGCTCACCCACAACCGCCCTCAAGACCGACCCAAGGACGCCACCGACGTCCTCGCGCCCCTGACACCCCTGCTGCGCCGTCCGTCACCACTGCCCGGCTTCGTGACGGCCACGACACCCGAGGGATACGTCGAGACCACAACCGGCCTGACCGGCGGGGCCTCCCGCCGCGGTCAGACCGGACACCCCGAGTGGACCCCGGCGGCGTTGCGACGGATACGCGCCTCCGCCGCCGAGCACGCCGAGCAGGGCCGACCCGGCCGAGCGGTCGATCTGCTGCGCACCGTCCTCGACGACCCCCACGCACCCGAAGACGCCCTCATGGACGTCCGCCGTGATCTCGCGAACCTGCTCGTCGAGGCCGGTGAGACCGGCGACGCCCTACGCGCCTGCAACGACGCGCTCACCGTCATGACCCGCCGGCTGCCTGAGGACCACCCCGCGGTCGTCTCCCTACGTCTGACGCTGGCCCGCCTGCACGCCCGCGCCGGTGACGTCACGACGGCCGCCGACCTGTACGCCACCGTCGCAGAAGATCTCGGCGGGCAGGCGTCGACGCGTTCCGAACGGGCGACCGCCACACGCGAGCTGGCGATCATGCAGGCGGGCGCGGGCGACAGGGCTGGGGCCGAAGCGATCCTGACGGGGCTGCTCGCGGACCTGCGCGATGCGGCACACGTCGACGACGAACAGGTCATAGCCACCGTCGACGCGTTGATGCTCGTGCGTGCACCCGTACGCCGCTACGTGCCACCCGCGCGTGGCGCACGCGGCTGA